A window of the Sphaerobacter thermophilus DSM 20745 genome harbors these coding sequences:
- a CDS encoding thioredoxin family protein translates to MSTTQVEERAMLAAERWPQATSVDDYIARMEQNRERYLENIERTEITATDREVFGREPLRILVLTEDWCGDSAQFIPVIARLAREVPTVEVRILRRDQHRDLNALYPRKDGYLAIPVLIVMDKDLNVLGVLVERPERATEEIAAETRRFQLANPHLPGINRTVDRMPEETRAAVKANIARWRVGQQDRFARYLLEDLAALIQRARSERVA, encoded by the coding sequence GTGAGCACGACACAGGTTGAGGAGCGAGCCATGCTGGCAGCCGAGCGTTGGCCCCAGGCCACGAGCGTCGACGACTACATCGCCCGGATGGAGCAGAACCGCGAGCGGTATCTGGAGAATATCGAGCGGACGGAGATTACCGCGACCGATCGCGAGGTCTTCGGCCGGGAACCGCTGCGAATCCTCGTTCTGACCGAGGACTGGTGTGGGGACTCGGCGCAGTTCATCCCGGTCATCGCCCGGCTCGCGCGCGAGGTACCGACCGTCGAGGTGCGCATCCTCCGCCGGGATCAGCACCGCGACCTCAACGCCCTCTACCCGCGCAAGGACGGGTACCTGGCGATCCCGGTCCTGATCGTCATGGACAAGGATCTCAACGTCCTCGGCGTACTGGTGGAGCGGCCCGAGCGTGCCACCGAGGAGATCGCGGCCGAGACGCGCCGCTTCCAGCTGGCGAACCCCCACCTGCCCGGAATCAACCGCACGGTTGACCGCATGCCCGAGGAAACCCGTGCCGCCGTGAAGGCCAACATCGCCCGCTGGCGCGTCGGCCAGCAGGACCGCTTCGCGCGCTACCTCCTCGAAGACCTCGCCGCCCTCATCCAGCGCGCCCGGTCCGAGCGCGTGGCGTGA
- a CDS encoding TIGR03560 family F420-dependent LLM class oxidoreductase, whose product MEFPLRFGIGTGNRRPFPELAQQWQMVESLGFDTVWVVDHFLPPDDEGSPYFEAWSLIASLCMLTRRLRFGVMVSGNTYRNPALLAKQAVTIDHASNGRIELGIGAGWLEREHEAYSFHFPSVNERVEMLEEALQVIRSLMTQERTTFHGRYYRLENAPFEPKSLQQPHIPIVIGAFRPRMLRLVARYADIWNTRLEPEEAEAAVQRFREAARSVGRNPDEVRLSVYTWRHPFTSVDHFRDVVLTYRQAGFTDFIFPMPPEEHYETLRRCALEVIPEIRRMG is encoded by the coding sequence ATGGAGTTTCCGCTTCGTTTTGGCATCGGTACTGGCAACCGGCGGCCGTTTCCGGAGCTGGCACAGCAGTGGCAAATGGTCGAGTCGCTCGGCTTCGACACCGTCTGGGTGGTCGACCACTTCCTGCCACCCGACGATGAGGGGTCGCCGTACTTCGAGGCATGGTCCCTGATTGCCTCGCTCTGTATGCTGACCCGGCGGCTACGCTTCGGCGTGATGGTGAGCGGGAACACCTACCGCAACCCGGCGCTGCTGGCGAAGCAAGCCGTGACCATCGACCATGCGTCTAACGGCCGGATCGAACTCGGCATCGGCGCCGGATGGTTGGAGCGGGAGCACGAGGCGTACTCCTTCCACTTCCCGTCGGTCAACGAACGCGTCGAGATGCTGGAGGAAGCGCTGCAGGTCATCCGCAGCCTGATGACCCAGGAGCGTACCACCTTCCACGGCCGCTACTACCGCCTGGAGAATGCACCCTTCGAGCCCAAGTCGCTGCAGCAGCCGCACATCCCGATCGTCATCGGTGCGTTCCGGCCGAGGATGCTGCGCCTGGTCGCGCGCTACGCCGACATCTGGAACACCCGGCTCGAACCGGAGGAGGCCGAGGCGGCAGTGCAGCGGTTCCGCGAGGCGGCGCGGAGTGTCGGGCGGAACCCGGACGAGGTTCGCCTGTCGGTCTACACCTGGCGCCACCCCTTCACCTCGGTCGATCACTTCCGGGACGTCGTGCTGACGTACCGCCAGGCCGGGTTCACCGACTTCATCTTCCCGATGCCGCCCGAGGAGCACTACGAGACGCTGCGGCGCTGCGCTCTGGAGGTGATCCCGGAGATTCGCCGCATGGGCTGA
- a CDS encoding MFS transporter translates to MASPATGTRRNSSLLRWGIVVAATAILAVASGGRFLIGVVFDQVREGFSLSHGDLGLVVSLSILVIGTTQPAVGWLVDRLQARFVAAGGLALLAIGLIITGRASSVWELVIGYCVFVALGLAAVSPVTVTPLVASWFVKRRATALSIVNAGGSVGQLAIVPGLTVLVVAVGWRDAYVLLGAGLFLVGVPMILWLLREREGEAAADMAQVGCSVRTALSHRSFWELSFGFFVCGFTMAWLMNYFVDYSLDQGISRETAGFGLSLVGGASILGTLITGRWADRRGSVVPLSVVYALRGLGFAGLLLAGSNVPLVLLALAVTGFSWSSTVPLTSALCADIYGRRALGTIFGLMFAIMPIGSAVGSALAGELRDLTGNYTVSLLANVAAGLLAAAVTLLVQARPIFARTEAPTAEQPAPVIAD, encoded by the coding sequence ATGGCGTCACCAGCGACCGGCACGCGGAGGAACAGCAGCCTGCTGCGCTGGGGGATCGTCGTCGCGGCGACCGCCATCCTGGCTGTCGCCTCCGGCGGCCGATTCCTGATCGGCGTGGTGTTCGATCAGGTACGTGAGGGCTTCTCCCTCTCCCACGGCGACCTCGGCCTGGTCGTCTCCCTCAGCATCCTGGTGATCGGCACGACCCAGCCCGCGGTCGGCTGGCTGGTCGACCGGCTGCAGGCGCGATTCGTGGCAGCCGGGGGACTGGCCCTGCTGGCGATCGGCCTCATCATCACCGGGCGGGCGAGCAGCGTCTGGGAGCTGGTCATCGGCTACTGCGTCTTCGTGGCCCTTGGGCTCGCCGCCGTGTCGCCGGTCACCGTGACGCCGCTGGTGGCGAGCTGGTTCGTCAAGCGGCGGGCGACGGCGCTCTCGATCGTGAACGCGGGCGGCTCGGTGGGGCAGTTGGCCATCGTCCCCGGGCTGACGGTGCTGGTCGTCGCGGTCGGGTGGCGCGACGCCTACGTGCTCCTGGGCGCGGGGCTGTTCCTGGTCGGCGTGCCGATGATCCTCTGGCTCTTGCGCGAGCGAGAGGGGGAAGCTGCGGCCGACATGGCGCAGGTGGGCTGCTCGGTGCGCACTGCATTGTCACACCGGTCGTTCTGGGAGCTGAGCTTCGGCTTCTTCGTCTGCGGCTTCACGATGGCCTGGCTCATGAACTACTTTGTCGACTACTCCCTGGATCAGGGAATCAGCCGGGAGACAGCCGGGTTCGGGCTCTCGCTCGTCGGTGGGGCGAGCATCCTCGGCACCTTGATCACCGGCCGGTGGGCCGACCGGCGCGGCAGCGTGGTTCCGCTTTCTGTGGTCTATGCACTGCGCGGCCTGGGATTCGCCGGGCTGTTGCTGGCCGGAAGCAACGTGCCGCTGGTCCTCCTGGCGCTGGCGGTCACCGGCTTTTCCTGGAGCTCGACTGTGCCGCTGACCTCCGCGCTCTGCGCCGACATCTACGGCCGACGCGCGCTCGGCACGATCTTCGGGCTCATGTTCGCGATCATGCCCATCGGCTCGGCCGTCGGCTCGGCGCTGGCCGGAGAACTGCGCGACCTGACGGGGAACTACACCGTCTCGCTGTTGGCCAACGTCGCCGCCGGGCTGCTTGCGGCCGCGGTCACCCTGCTCGTCCAGGC